The Choristoneura fumiferana unplaced genomic scaffold, NRCan_CFum_1 Sck3bRy_48;HRSCAF=218_pilon, whole genome shotgun sequence DNA window TTTTTTCGcataagtacgtatttatcttgcttcctcaataagcttcagtaagctCCAGTAATCTAGTTGAGataataaatacgaactttgccGATATAATACGATGGTTTGCACATTACTCACCACATCTGTAAGTACCACTACCattaccactaccatgagtttacagtgaccgtactcgggCTCAGGATGAgttcgtccacagtcccattttgtcaccttcttaaatcgtcctcaTTCTCATACAGTCTACTGTTCTGATTCGCCAACACTCCCACATCGTCACTGCGGCGTGAGGACAGTCTTGGCCAGCGTTGCGCCGTGTTTCCTCACCATATGTTTGTTACAGTTGGACCAGTTCGCGATCTCCATGCTGCAgaggtgacagacagacataggaCGGGCCCCGTGAGCTGGCGTTGGCAGAAGGATTAGTTGCTGTTGCTGATTAGTTGTTGTTGGCCTGTTGCTGGACCAGAACGGGCCCAGACGTGGGCAGCTGGGCAGCAAAGTCTCAGTCAGGCATTGGGGCCAATAGTGGGCGTACTGAGCCCAATTGTTGATAGCTCAGGCCCAGGCAGCGAGGGAAGTGTTGCCCCAGCAGTAGGCCGCAGATTGGGCCTTGCCCACTGCTAGGCTAGTGGAACCAGAAGTGGGCGCACTGGGCACAGCAGTGGGCATTGTGGAAAAGTGTCGGCAGCGTACCTGCGGCGTGAGGACAGTCTTGGCCAGCGTTGCGCCGTGTTTCCTTAGCATATGTTTGTTACAGTTGGACCAGTTCGCGAAGTCCTTGCTGCAGACGTGACAGACATACGGACGGGCCCCCGTGTGCAAGCGCTGGTGGGTTTTGAACACGCTGCTGTGGGAGAATTGGTAAtgatttacagccttattcataaaaaatccttaattgaggtttgatcggtctgttacttagcagactgattaagcttgttagacggttgtcaagaagtatgattcataaacgcttgctagcagtctgctagttgttgagctgctgatagacggattagacgcgttatgttggcaatcttgacaaatcaaagacaaaaaatggcctcatcgataattaaaaaaaaaaattgacagcagtgacagcaaattagcaggaaaaaaaagcgagatgtttgttttcccgccatttccgatccgcatgtttatgtttaagtgcaaaaagccgtaattatgttaatcatcctaattttatttttttcatatttattgttagtaaagtagtaaagtagcagtaattttagaggatttttaaatacaaattcctgaaaataaattttcctgtttttttttaatctttgcgtaacttcacccttcactaaaaatatcttcggtatggttttttgctcttgtcaaagtcagctgttcaaacttgtggcggccattttgtgacttagcagggagataaaggagggtctacggtcctctaactttagcagtgCCTTAACCCGTCGCTTAACTACACACAAAAAAGACTTTCCGTTGCAGATtccaaagaaaacttttattatttcacattaATAAATTGATACCTTGtactatttgtattatttatttcgtaatcCATCCCTAATCCCTCAGAAATTTTCCATAACTAGTGAAAAACTTCAGTGATCATAATAAACAATGAGCAGGAAGATTgaacttttgcaggtggtaggaccttgtgcaaggtccgcccggattgctaccaccatcttgctcgctaatcctgccgtgaaatagcagtgcttgcattgttgtgtttcggcgtggagagtaagacagccggtgaaattactggcacttgaggtatcccatcttaggcctctaggttggcaacgcatctgcaatccccctggtgttgcaggtgtctatgggcggtggtaatctcttaccatcaggtgacccacttgctcgtttgccatacagtcgaaataaaaaaaaaaaaaaaaatgtctcacAAAAATCTTAGGTATGGTCACCCTATTGAAAGGGACAAAGGGCATCGGTACTAGCTATCTCGTTCGTCGTGCTTTTGAGCTGCAAGTGCTCGGTCCCGTTTAGGTAGTACGTCCATGGGGTGACCTCAACTCTGCTGGCACTACCTACAGCATACTTACCTGTGTCTGAAACTCTTGTCACAATGTTGGCACGCGTACCGCATGACATCAGTATGGCACGCCATGTGTCCTCTCAGCTGATACTTTAGcctgaaaaaaaattttaacaaaaaataaaacgactccaaaaaaataaaaaataacaaaaaatggaaccgactacaaaaccttgaaaatattttctaggtaagtaggtacgtactagctcgaagtcggtgactcagcacgagccagcaggagtgggacaattcacaatagtcgtctacctcacctacatactatgggtttcaatccctcctgctgggtcgtgctgagtcaccgacttcgagctagtacgtacctacttacctagaaaaatattttcaagggttttgtagtcggttccattttttgttatttttttattttttggagtcggttttaattttttgttaaatttttttttatttctcactttttagtgattcgtagccaaagaacatctcacaactattccattaagcccaaacacgacttagttacgttgttttataacagagttccgtcgcctaccttctggcttcagcatcagatcagttcgaaagaatcattaacttaaagcttcttcttagtcgcttatctaggtaagtatattaatcatgataatttaaatttaacccgtgaaatacttgttattgatagtagtagttccgttggtcaaatctggtcttcatcatcagttccatttcaccaaattatgatttgcaagagcaaatgcacgagttactgctaaatatatccaaattaccataggtgtccctacaatatttgaagagttccctcgatttccttaagatccgatcatcagatcctaatttgctgcttatgggacctaattgaaagcattcctagacgaactcaaaaaaaaatttcaaatcggttcataaatgacggagttctgaggtaacaaacattaaaaaaaaaaaaatacaaccgaattgataacctcctcctttttttgaagtcggttaaaaacaaatgTCACCAATCAACTAAAgatctgagtctcttcaaagatctatcaaagagactcagagataccacaggagaccgaagagctggcagtttgcTCGCTCAACGCATCCACGCTCCACCAAGGacatgctgccagcatctttggtaccatgccgcagggtccatttttattagggttccgtagccaaaatggcaaaaacggaacccttatagtttcgccatgtctgtctgtctgtccgtccgcggctttgctcagggactatcaatgctagaaagctgtaattttgcacgaatatatatgtaaagtatgccgacaaatggtagaataaaaagTCAGccaagtttgcaggtggtaggaccttgtgcaaggtccgcccggatagctaccaccatcttgctcactaatcctgcctgttaagttttcttgagaattagtagtttaaggggctgtttcaccatccattgattagtgttaactgacggttaaatgtgatgccgtctccgtctattcgaacaaaacaaatagagacggcatcgcatttaaccgtcagttaacactaatcaatggacagtgaaacagcccctaaaagtaaatagcagcctaaggtatcaaatatacctaaactaggaaTATTCCGtccaaaatacgaaatccttagaaaaacattacttatttttttcgttatggctacggaaccctattttgggcgtgtccgacacgctcttgtttttttttaatttaataaacacgTTCGGCCTCAGTGACACgtgccagcctttaggaggtacgaattattttgacacgacatgcgtgtcactggcataggagtaagaactaaaaagtcacagacgtgtcactggcaccggaatgtattac harbors:
- the LOC141445194 gene encoding uncharacterized protein; its protein translation is MACHTDVMRYACQHCDKSFRHSSVFKTHQRLHTGARPYVCHVCSKDFANWSNCNKHMLRKHGATLAKTVLTPQGKVPINPKTGKPKQFHDPELVKDWSEQILRKRERKK